In Dromaius novaehollandiae isolate bDroNov1 chromosome 2, bDroNov1.hap1, whole genome shotgun sequence, one DNA window encodes the following:
- the JCAD gene encoding junctional cadherin 5-associated protein isoform X1: MFSVEDLLISHGYKLSKNPPVSYENRYDGYRHEIAGNRSGQRMLNGFEGESRASAYSKKPLAKSNSSSTESSHGSQGRQAGPGYHHDLQGLSTFHTSEGGTDDRPQLTWSSQPKTDKDLAYWRRRGQDFSVLLGYSHKGGCEMKGPSPAHGAHRHAKESQLKVGAGPEYARSGLQESCKAPGDCKWQSLRIESWNQPKKIGRQMSDGDREKLLQDLYSLTLGDNVLSAHNKGKSQSLPRVLSPESLRCVEMPSLTNSNSSLSGTKTPSYPPNRLTLESTKHQETGGHFLPLAKPKYGRPLKPPSYELQRQTRTPAETSAFQNHYQKDEPISYLAKVNEPRQDACIQDSGLEPPVYVPPPSYKSPPHQSVTPHPLNEVPNSDAYANSDQQNTAERAVTCQRPATNAFETVGEPCKDNHLSHGKQSHARRPADYLCSVQYIPFDDPRIRHIKIAPPEGLQDHTKYTENACSPSSSTLQDRDLEVQYNSAFLDASDSPNSVKGERTCDSSTHSNRWLAPSIRDQENCALSDQRDSCSTTNHNPRNEASAEYAKGKLSVRNSHMDSTCETVTKVKKFEPGTGMQSKKSSKKKMNETIFCLVSIPVKSESNLPDTDRNNNITQSPDKNGFDNNGALQEQSLLSMSSTDLELQALTGNMTNKNELQKQELWRPEEFKQMNDLRFTQPTKHRELKYSGSWPGDQYKDQQTQTSFTEEPKSPQFFHGTKPGQPSSNKLLTPKLIGCTASTIGSKQTGLPSDKRNSTQSAYSMKGQIHLSQSSNSAFSRTAISVLQAPLPKAHQSQPSGCSRNVPARERETSLVSKGDVVKGEASALCNSKELFGQFLLKPVSRRPWDAISELESFNKELQGQEESTSSEEDSEGAAASPQECGLTKRRASRNQEPRHGGQVENIVPDVPVFKSGRVKSKSESWSMGTEYGDQQSCVGSQSSLQPRDSSEVVRPADGSLITEMRKEEAKSRTNKQLVSAGPLKRVLSSSPSSSCHSNPFNNTDLKEMNEYQNYLDFVKPNKGATPRNDTVLERGTIVRLSLTKRNQGHSEPDLRSVGLDTASGPSVNNSDHSSNVNAVEIPPNESLQARAARILGIEIAVESLLPDDRVGLHSGTSPANGAQDFDSSGSSAVSGKEGKKDDSYEGRRKCGWTESVLFVGEGGRSLYPDECPTTDQEVSAKTEIIEPAFEQSAGPSQGEDQNLSCKSAVYQHSEKRVRSTSKVIETLQGKLTSPPSRTAMDRLVRMKEVDSVSRMRRLSIKSADSGEDVDEEKLSRVQEERGSKSASSGGVSKRVISLSENGYLGGMGKKTDKDLCLDTYDPTKVEKV; this comes from the exons ATGTTCAGTGTCGAGGACCTCCTGATTTCTCACGGATACAAGTTGTCAAAAAATCCTCCTGTTTCATATGAGAACAGATATGATGGATACCGGCATGAAATTGCAGGGAACAGATCTGGTCAGCGAATGCTGAATGGATTTGAGGGAGAATCAAGAGCCAGTGCTTACAGCAAGAAACCTCTGGCAAAAAGCAACTCGAGTAGCACTGAAAGCAGCCATGGGAGCCAAGGGAGGCAAGCAGGTCCTGGTTACCACCATGACCTTCAGGGTTTGTCCACTTTTCATACTTCAGAAGGGGG gaCTGATGACAGGCCTCAGTTAACATGGTCTTCCCAGCCCAAGACAGATAAAGATCTTGCCTACTGGAGAAGAAGAGGACAAGACTTTAGTGTGTTACTGGGCTACTCCCACAAAGGAGGCTGTGAAATGAAAGGACCGTCCCCAGCCCATGGGGCACACAGGCATGCTAAAGAAAGTCAGCTCAAGGTAGGAGCAGGCCCAGAGTATGCAAGAAGTGGTTTGCAGGAGAGCTGTAAAGCACCTGGTGACTGCAAATGGCAAAGTTTAAGAATAGAAAGCTGGAACCAACCAAAAAAAATAGGAAGGCAAATGTCAGATGGTGACAGGGAGAAACTGCTTCAAGATCTGTACTCATTGACCCTGGGAGACAATGTACTGAGTGCCCATAACAAAGGGAAATCACAGTCATTGCCAAGAGTTCTTTCACCGGAAAGCCTGAGGTGTGTGGAAATGCCCTCCCTGACGAACAGTAACAGCTCTCTCAGTGGAACTAAAACACCTTCTTATCCCCCAAACAGACTAACTTTGGAATCAACCAAACACCAAGAAACAGGAGGTCATTTCCTACCGCTGGCAAAACCCAAGTATGGAAGACCTCTGAAACCTCCATCCTATGAACTGCAGCGGCAAACCAGGACACCTGCAGAAACCAGTGCTTTTCAGAACCACTATCAAAAAGATGAACCTATTTCCTATTTAGCCAAAGTTAATGAGCCAAGGCAAGATGCTTGCATTCAAGACTCTGGTTTGGAGCCCCCGGTCTATGTACCTCCTCCATCTTACAAATCCCCACCTCACCAAAGTGTGACTCCACATCCCCTTAATGAAGTGCCTAACAGTGATGCATACGCTAACAGTGATCAGCAGAATACTGCAGAAAGGGCTGTCACCTGCCAACGACCAGCCACAAATGCTTTTGAAACAGTGGGTGAACCTTGCAAAGACAACCATCTTTCTCACGGAAAGCAAAGCCATGCTAGGCGCCCTGCTGACTACCTGTGTTCTGTTCAGTATATTCCCTTTGATGATCCTCGAATACGACATATTAAAATTGCTCCACCAGAAGGTCTCCAGGACCACACTAAATACACTGAAAATGCATGTAGTCCCAGTTCCAGTACTTTGCAAGATAGAGATCTTGAAGTACAGTACAACAGTGCCTTTTTGGATGCATCAGACTCACCTAATtctgtaaagggagaaagaactTGTGACAGCTCCACCCACAGTAATAGATGGTTGGCACCATCCATCCGAGATCAGGAAAACTGTGCCTTGTCTGACCAAAGAGACAGTTGTAGCACAACTAACCACAATCCCCGTAACGAAGCCAGTGCAGAGTACGCAAAAGGCAAACTTTCTGTAAGAAATTCACATATGGACAGCACCTGTGAGACTGTTACAAAAGTGAAAAAGTTTGAACCTGGAACTGGGATGCAGAGCAAAaagagttcaaagaaaaaaatgaatgaaactaTATTTTGTTTGGTCTCCATCCCAGTTAAATCAGAATCAAATCTGCCAGATACAGATAGGAACAACAACATAACCCAGAGCCCTGATAAGAATGGGTTTGATAACAATGGGGCTTTGCAAGAACAAAGTCTCCTAAGTATGTCTTCAACGGACTTGGAGTTACAAGCGCTTACAGGAAACATGACCAATAAAAATGAGTTACAAAAACAAGAGTTGTGGAGACCAGAAGAGTTCAAACAAATGAATGACCTCAGATTTACTCAGCCTACAAAACACAGAGAGCTCAAATACTCTGGCTCCTGGCCAGGTGATCAGTACAAAGACCAGCAGACACAGACCAGTTTCACTGAAGAACCTAAAAGCCCACAATTCTTCCATGGTACAAAGCCTGGGCAACCTAGTAGTAATAAACTGCTAACTCCAAAGCTCATAGGATGCACAGCATCCACGATAGGGTCAAAACAGACAGGGTTACCTTCTGACAAGAGAAACAGCACACAGAGCGCTTACAGCATGAAAGGTCAGATACACCTTAGTCAATCTAGCAACAGTGCATTTTCAAGGACTGCCATCTCTGTCCTTCAGGCCCCTTTGCCAAAGGCACATCAGAGCCAGCCTTCTGGGTGCAGCAGAAATGTGCCTGCCCGGGAAAGGGAAACTAGCCTGGTTTCCAAGGGTGATGTAGTTAAGGGAGAAGCAAGCGCTCTCTGCAACAGTAAAGAGCTGTTTGGCCAGTTCCTCTTGAAACCTGTAAGTCGCCGCCCCTGGGATGCAATAAGTGAGCTAGAAAGTTTTAACAAGGAACTGCAAGGACAGGAAGAGAGCACAAGTAGTGAAGAAGACTCAGAAGGTGCTGCAGCTTCTCCACAAGAATGTGGCCTTACAAAGAGAAGGGCATCCAGAAACCAGGAACCAAGACATGGTGGGCAGGTGGAAAACATTGTGCCAGATGTTCCTGTGTTTAAGTCAGGAAGAGTTAAAAGTAAGTCTGAAAGTTGGAGTATGGGGACAGAGTATGGTGATCAGCAGAGCTGTGTTGGATCACAAAGCTCTTTGCAGCCAAGAGACAGCAGTGAAGTAGTCAGGCCAGCAGATGGAAGTCTgataacagaaatgagaaaagaggaagccaagagcagaacaaacaaacagctaGTTAGTGCAGGCCCTCTCAAGAGAGTTTTGTCCAGTAGCCCAAGCAGTTCATGTCACAGTAATCCTTTCAATAACACTGACTTAAAGGAGATGAATGAATATCAAAATTACCTAGACTTTGTTAAACCAAACAAAGGCGCAACGCCCAGAAATGACACAGTATTAGAGAGAGGCACAATAGTACGGTTGTCGTTAACAAAAAGGAACCAAGGGCACTCTGAGCCGGATTTGAGGTCAGTGGGCCTTGATACAGCCTCAGGACCTAGTGTTAACAATTCTGATCATTCTTCAAATGTAAATGCAGTGGAAATCCCTCCAAACGAGTCATTGCAGGCAAGAGCTGCAAGGATTTTAGGCATAGAGATAGCAGTGGAATCTCTCCTTCCTGATGATAGAGTTGGGCTCCACTCAGGCACTAGCCCTGCTAATGGTGCCCAGGACTTTGACTCATCAGGAAGCAGCGCAGTAAgtggcaaagaaggaaaaaaagatgattctTACGAGGGAAGACGAAAGTGTGGCTGGACAGAGAGCGTGCTCTTTGTTGGAGAGGGAGGCCGATCTTTATACCCTGATGAATGCCCAACCACTGACCAAGAAGTCAGCGCTAAAACTGAGATAATCGAGCCAGCTTTTGAACAATCTGCAGGTCCCAGCCAAGGTGAGGACCAAAACTTGTCTTGCAAGTCAGCTGTGTATCAGCATTCAGAGAAGAGAGTGAGAAGCACCTCAAAAGTGATAGAGACACTCCAAGGCAAACTCACTTCTCCACCTAGCCGGACTGCCATGGATCGCTTAGTGCGAATGAAGGAGGTTGACTCTGTGTCACGGATGAGACGTCTGAGCATTAAGAGTGCAGACTCTGGAGAGGATGTGGATGAAGAGAAGCTGTCAAGGGTACAAGAAGAGAGGGGAAGCAAATCAGCAAGCTCAGGGGGTGTTTCCAAGCGTGTTATCTCTCTGAGCGAAAACGGATATTTGGGCGGAATGGGCAAGAAGACTGACAAAGATCTTTGTTTAG ACACGTATGACCCCACCAAAGTTGAAAAGGTGTGA
- the JCAD gene encoding junctional cadherin 5-associated protein isoform X2: protein MKGPSPAHGAHRHAKESQLKVGAGPEYARSGLQESCKAPGDCKWQSLRIESWNQPKKIGRQMSDGDREKLLQDLYSLTLGDNVLSAHNKGKSQSLPRVLSPESLRCVEMPSLTNSNSSLSGTKTPSYPPNRLTLESTKHQETGGHFLPLAKPKYGRPLKPPSYELQRQTRTPAETSAFQNHYQKDEPISYLAKVNEPRQDACIQDSGLEPPVYVPPPSYKSPPHQSVTPHPLNEVPNSDAYANSDQQNTAERAVTCQRPATNAFETVGEPCKDNHLSHGKQSHARRPADYLCSVQYIPFDDPRIRHIKIAPPEGLQDHTKYTENACSPSSSTLQDRDLEVQYNSAFLDASDSPNSVKGERTCDSSTHSNRWLAPSIRDQENCALSDQRDSCSTTNHNPRNEASAEYAKGKLSVRNSHMDSTCETVTKVKKFEPGTGMQSKKSSKKKMNETIFCLVSIPVKSESNLPDTDRNNNITQSPDKNGFDNNGALQEQSLLSMSSTDLELQALTGNMTNKNELQKQELWRPEEFKQMNDLRFTQPTKHRELKYSGSWPGDQYKDQQTQTSFTEEPKSPQFFHGTKPGQPSSNKLLTPKLIGCTASTIGSKQTGLPSDKRNSTQSAYSMKGQIHLSQSSNSAFSRTAISVLQAPLPKAHQSQPSGCSRNVPARERETSLVSKGDVVKGEASALCNSKELFGQFLLKPVSRRPWDAISELESFNKELQGQEESTSSEEDSEGAAASPQECGLTKRRASRNQEPRHGGQVENIVPDVPVFKSGRVKSKSESWSMGTEYGDQQSCVGSQSSLQPRDSSEVVRPADGSLITEMRKEEAKSRTNKQLVSAGPLKRVLSSSPSSSCHSNPFNNTDLKEMNEYQNYLDFVKPNKGATPRNDTVLERGTIVRLSLTKRNQGHSEPDLRSVGLDTASGPSVNNSDHSSNVNAVEIPPNESLQARAARILGIEIAVESLLPDDRVGLHSGTSPANGAQDFDSSGSSAVSGKEGKKDDSYEGRRKCGWTESVLFVGEGGRSLYPDECPTTDQEVSAKTEIIEPAFEQSAGPSQGEDQNLSCKSAVYQHSEKRVRSTSKVIETLQGKLTSPPSRTAMDRLVRMKEVDSVSRMRRLSIKSADSGEDVDEEKLSRVQEERGSKSASSGGVSKRVISLSENGYLGGMGKKTDKDLCLDTYDPTKVEKV, encoded by the exons ATGAAAGGACCGTCCCCAGCCCATGGGGCACACAGGCATGCTAAAGAAAGTCAGCTCAAGGTAGGAGCAGGCCCAGAGTATGCAAGAAGTGGTTTGCAGGAGAGCTGTAAAGCACCTGGTGACTGCAAATGGCAAAGTTTAAGAATAGAAAGCTGGAACCAACCAAAAAAAATAGGAAGGCAAATGTCAGATGGTGACAGGGAGAAACTGCTTCAAGATCTGTACTCATTGACCCTGGGAGACAATGTACTGAGTGCCCATAACAAAGGGAAATCACAGTCATTGCCAAGAGTTCTTTCACCGGAAAGCCTGAGGTGTGTGGAAATGCCCTCCCTGACGAACAGTAACAGCTCTCTCAGTGGAACTAAAACACCTTCTTATCCCCCAAACAGACTAACTTTGGAATCAACCAAACACCAAGAAACAGGAGGTCATTTCCTACCGCTGGCAAAACCCAAGTATGGAAGACCTCTGAAACCTCCATCCTATGAACTGCAGCGGCAAACCAGGACACCTGCAGAAACCAGTGCTTTTCAGAACCACTATCAAAAAGATGAACCTATTTCCTATTTAGCCAAAGTTAATGAGCCAAGGCAAGATGCTTGCATTCAAGACTCTGGTTTGGAGCCCCCGGTCTATGTACCTCCTCCATCTTACAAATCCCCACCTCACCAAAGTGTGACTCCACATCCCCTTAATGAAGTGCCTAACAGTGATGCATACGCTAACAGTGATCAGCAGAATACTGCAGAAAGGGCTGTCACCTGCCAACGACCAGCCACAAATGCTTTTGAAACAGTGGGTGAACCTTGCAAAGACAACCATCTTTCTCACGGAAAGCAAAGCCATGCTAGGCGCCCTGCTGACTACCTGTGTTCTGTTCAGTATATTCCCTTTGATGATCCTCGAATACGACATATTAAAATTGCTCCACCAGAAGGTCTCCAGGACCACACTAAATACACTGAAAATGCATGTAGTCCCAGTTCCAGTACTTTGCAAGATAGAGATCTTGAAGTACAGTACAACAGTGCCTTTTTGGATGCATCAGACTCACCTAATtctgtaaagggagaaagaactTGTGACAGCTCCACCCACAGTAATAGATGGTTGGCACCATCCATCCGAGATCAGGAAAACTGTGCCTTGTCTGACCAAAGAGACAGTTGTAGCACAACTAACCACAATCCCCGTAACGAAGCCAGTGCAGAGTACGCAAAAGGCAAACTTTCTGTAAGAAATTCACATATGGACAGCACCTGTGAGACTGTTACAAAAGTGAAAAAGTTTGAACCTGGAACTGGGATGCAGAGCAAAaagagttcaaagaaaaaaatgaatgaaactaTATTTTGTTTGGTCTCCATCCCAGTTAAATCAGAATCAAATCTGCCAGATACAGATAGGAACAACAACATAACCCAGAGCCCTGATAAGAATGGGTTTGATAACAATGGGGCTTTGCAAGAACAAAGTCTCCTAAGTATGTCTTCAACGGACTTGGAGTTACAAGCGCTTACAGGAAACATGACCAATAAAAATGAGTTACAAAAACAAGAGTTGTGGAGACCAGAAGAGTTCAAACAAATGAATGACCTCAGATTTACTCAGCCTACAAAACACAGAGAGCTCAAATACTCTGGCTCCTGGCCAGGTGATCAGTACAAAGACCAGCAGACACAGACCAGTTTCACTGAAGAACCTAAAAGCCCACAATTCTTCCATGGTACAAAGCCTGGGCAACCTAGTAGTAATAAACTGCTAACTCCAAAGCTCATAGGATGCACAGCATCCACGATAGGGTCAAAACAGACAGGGTTACCTTCTGACAAGAGAAACAGCACACAGAGCGCTTACAGCATGAAAGGTCAGATACACCTTAGTCAATCTAGCAACAGTGCATTTTCAAGGACTGCCATCTCTGTCCTTCAGGCCCCTTTGCCAAAGGCACATCAGAGCCAGCCTTCTGGGTGCAGCAGAAATGTGCCTGCCCGGGAAAGGGAAACTAGCCTGGTTTCCAAGGGTGATGTAGTTAAGGGAGAAGCAAGCGCTCTCTGCAACAGTAAAGAGCTGTTTGGCCAGTTCCTCTTGAAACCTGTAAGTCGCCGCCCCTGGGATGCAATAAGTGAGCTAGAAAGTTTTAACAAGGAACTGCAAGGACAGGAAGAGAGCACAAGTAGTGAAGAAGACTCAGAAGGTGCTGCAGCTTCTCCACAAGAATGTGGCCTTACAAAGAGAAGGGCATCCAGAAACCAGGAACCAAGACATGGTGGGCAGGTGGAAAACATTGTGCCAGATGTTCCTGTGTTTAAGTCAGGAAGAGTTAAAAGTAAGTCTGAAAGTTGGAGTATGGGGACAGAGTATGGTGATCAGCAGAGCTGTGTTGGATCACAAAGCTCTTTGCAGCCAAGAGACAGCAGTGAAGTAGTCAGGCCAGCAGATGGAAGTCTgataacagaaatgagaaaagaggaagccaagagcagaacaaacaaacagctaGTTAGTGCAGGCCCTCTCAAGAGAGTTTTGTCCAGTAGCCCAAGCAGTTCATGTCACAGTAATCCTTTCAATAACACTGACTTAAAGGAGATGAATGAATATCAAAATTACCTAGACTTTGTTAAACCAAACAAAGGCGCAACGCCCAGAAATGACACAGTATTAGAGAGAGGCACAATAGTACGGTTGTCGTTAACAAAAAGGAACCAAGGGCACTCTGAGCCGGATTTGAGGTCAGTGGGCCTTGATACAGCCTCAGGACCTAGTGTTAACAATTCTGATCATTCTTCAAATGTAAATGCAGTGGAAATCCCTCCAAACGAGTCATTGCAGGCAAGAGCTGCAAGGATTTTAGGCATAGAGATAGCAGTGGAATCTCTCCTTCCTGATGATAGAGTTGGGCTCCACTCAGGCACTAGCCCTGCTAATGGTGCCCAGGACTTTGACTCATCAGGAAGCAGCGCAGTAAgtggcaaagaaggaaaaaaagatgattctTACGAGGGAAGACGAAAGTGTGGCTGGACAGAGAGCGTGCTCTTTGTTGGAGAGGGAGGCCGATCTTTATACCCTGATGAATGCCCAACCACTGACCAAGAAGTCAGCGCTAAAACTGAGATAATCGAGCCAGCTTTTGAACAATCTGCAGGTCCCAGCCAAGGTGAGGACCAAAACTTGTCTTGCAAGTCAGCTGTGTATCAGCATTCAGAGAAGAGAGTGAGAAGCACCTCAAAAGTGATAGAGACACTCCAAGGCAAACTCACTTCTCCACCTAGCCGGACTGCCATGGATCGCTTAGTGCGAATGAAGGAGGTTGACTCTGTGTCACGGATGAGACGTCTGAGCATTAAGAGTGCAGACTCTGGAGAGGATGTGGATGAAGAGAAGCTGTCAAGGGTACAAGAAGAGAGGGGAAGCAAATCAGCAAGCTCAGGGGGTGTTTCCAAGCGTGTTATCTCTCTGAGCGAAAACGGATATTTGGGCGGAATGGGCAAGAAGACTGACAAAGATCTTTGTTTAG ACACGTATGACCCCACCAAAGTTGAAAAGGTGTGA